One window of Cupriavidus oxalaticus genomic DNA carries:
- the paaD gene encoding 1,2-phenylacetyl-CoA epoxidase subunit PaaD, whose translation MTAQALARPAVEQVWTWLDAVPDPEIPVISVVDLGIVRDVAWEGDACVVTITPTYSGCPAMTVIREGIESALAAQGVDKVRVRTQLAPAWTTDWMTPRGKASLTGYGIAPPAQQVIDISGISRKAAPALVVACPHCGSRHTRLVSQFGSTACKALYRCGDCKEPFDYFKAH comes from the coding sequence CCGTGGAGCAGGTCTGGACCTGGCTCGACGCGGTGCCGGACCCTGAGATTCCAGTGATTTCCGTGGTGGATCTCGGCATCGTGCGCGACGTGGCGTGGGAAGGCGATGCCTGCGTCGTCACCATCACGCCGACGTATTCAGGCTGCCCGGCCATGACCGTGATCCGCGAAGGCATCGAAAGCGCGCTCGCCGCGCAGGGCGTGGACAAGGTGCGTGTGCGGACGCAACTGGCGCCGGCGTGGACCACCGACTGGATGACCCCGCGTGGCAAGGCCAGCCTCACCGGCTATGGCATCGCGCCGCCGGCGCAGCAGGTGATCGATATCAGCGGCATCAGCCGGAAAGCGGCGCCGGCCCTGGTGGTGGCCTGCCCGCACTGCGGCTCGCGCCATACGCGGCTGGTCAGCCAGTTTGGCTCGACCGCGTGCAAGGCGCTGTACCGCTGCGGCGACTGCAAAGAGCCGTTCGACTACTTCAAGGCTCACTGA